Below is a genomic region from Nocardioides panacis.
CAGCCCCACGGCGAACGCGTCGTCGTCCTGGACGCCGTAGGTCTGCTTCGCCGGCAGCCCGGTCCGCAACACCTCCTGCGCGAGCTCGTAGACCGCACCCTCGACACAGCCCCCCCGAGACGCTGCCGACCGCTTCCCCCGTCTCGGCGACGGCCATCGAGGCGCCCGGCTGCCGGGGGGGACGAGTTCCACGTGCGTACGACGGTGGCCAGCGCGAAGCGCGTGCCCGACGCGTGCCACCCGGCGATCTCCTCGAGGATGTCCCTCACGACAGACCACTCCCCTGTCCCGCGGCGAGGTCGACTGACCCGCGTCCCCGGGCCGGGTCCGCTTCAGGACGCATGGAGCGGCATCGCGATCGGACGCATCGGCGCCGCCGTCGAACCGCGCAGCCGCAGACCCGCGGAGACGAGCGCGAAGGAGTACAGCCTCGCCGCGGCGATCTCCTCGAGGTTGACGTTCTCCATGATCGGGACGCCGCACTCGGCCAGCAGGTACGTGTGCACGGGATGCCAGTTGTCCGGGTCCGCGGACGGCATCTGCTCCAGCGCCACACTGTCCGAGCCGATGATCATGGCGCCCGCCTCGGCCAGCAGTGCGGCACCTTCCCGGTTGAGCCCCGGCTCGCGGAAGAGGTAGCGCTCGGGTTCCGTCCAGACCGTCATCCGGCCGGTCCGGATCAGCACCACGTCACCGGGCCGCACCTCGGTCCCCTGGTCCGCCATGATGCTGGTCAGCTCGTCGGCGCCGATGGCGTAGGAGTCCGGCAACAGGTCGGTGCCGTGGGCGCCGGCGACATCGATGAGGATGCCGCGGGCCATGATCGGCGGCTGCTGCTCGGCGCCGCAGGCGAGCCAGTGCCGGCTCCCGAGATGCTCCTCCTCCGTGTGCCCGTTCCAGACGCCTCCGGAGTACCCGAAGTGGTTCAGCGCGTCCAGATGCGTCCCGGTGTGGGTGTACATAGAGAAGGCGTCCCCGGAGTAGGCCACCAGCTCGTTCTGCTCGCGGCCGAGGCCCATCACGTCTTCCGCGACCGAGCCGGAGGGCGTGTGCGTCATCCAGAACTGGTAGGTGGGATCACCGAGCCCCGCCCACGACGGCATCCCGACGTGGTACTCCACCGACAGGTCGAACAGCCGGGTCGGGTCGGCCTGCGCCAGGATCGCGGCACGCGACTCCGACGTCATCATGTTCAGCATCCCGATCTGGTCGTCGGGACCGAACGGGCTGCTGCTCACGGTGTGGCGACGGGCCCGCGCGGCGGCGATCGGGCTGTCGGGTTCGGACGGGGTCATGGTGCCTCCACCGGGTCGGAAACGCGGAAAGCGGGTCGATGCATGTCGGGGCCTCAGCCGGCGACGGGCGAGGTCAAGGGCGCGTTCCGGACCAGCGCGCGAACCCGCATCGGGTCCAGCGGGGTCCGCTCGACCGTCACGCCGAACTCGCGCAGCGCGTCCTCGACCGCGGACAGCAGCACGGCCGGCGTGCCGATGCAGCCGCCCTCCCCGACGCCCTTGGTGCCGAGCGGGGTGATCGGCGAGGGCGTCTCCTTGTGCAGCACCTCGATCGGGGGCACCGACATGATGTTCGGCAGCTGGTAGTCGTTCAGGGTCTTCGTGAGGAGCTTGCCCTGGTCGTCGTAGCTGAGCTGCTCGAACATCGTGCCGCCCAGGCCCTGGATCGTGCTGCCGATGATCTGACCGTGCACGATCGCGGGGTTGACGACCTTGCCGCAGTCGTGGGCGATCCACATCTTCTCGATCTGGATCTCGCCGGTCTCCACGTCGACCTCGACCACGACGCCCTGGGCGCCGCTGCCGTGGGTCGGGTAGAGGCGCACACGGCCGTGCTCGTCGGGCACCCAGCTCACGTTGGGATTGGTCCAGACGTGGTTCGCCTCGAGCGTCGGGCTCTCCTCGCCCGGCAGGGTCGCGTACGGCCCCGGGAACAGGTAGACGGCCCGGGCCACCTCCTGGACCGACAGGCGGGTGTCCGGTACCCCGGCGACCCAGACCTCGCCGCGGCCCAGCTCGAGGTCCTCGGGGTCGGCCTCGAGCATCCCGGCCGCCGCCTTGAGCAGCTTGCGGCGCACTTCCCCGGCCGCCTCGTACACCGCACTCATCCCGTAGGTGGCGCCGCGGCTGGCGTAGGCCCCCAGCC
It encodes:
- a CDS encoding XdhC family protein, whose product is MRDILEEIAGWHASGTRFALATVVRTWNSSPPAAGRLDGRRRDGGSGRQRLGGAVSRVRSTSSRRRCCGPGCRRSRPTASRTTTRSPWG
- a CDS encoding cyclase family protein — translated: MTPSEPDSPIAAARARRHTVSSSPFGPDDQIGMLNMMTSESRAAILAQADPTRLFDLSVEYHVGMPSWAGLGDPTYQFWMTHTPSGSVAEDVMGLGREQNELVAYSGDAFSMYTHTGTHLDALNHFGYSGGVWNGHTEEEHLGSRHWLACGAEQQPPIMARGILIDVAGAHGTDLLPDSYAIGADELTSIMADQGTEVRPGDVVLIRTGRMTVWTEPERYLFREPGLNREGAALLAEAGAMIIGSDSVALEQMPSADPDNWHPVHTYLLAECGVPIMENVNLEEIAAARLYSFALVSAGLRLRGSTAAPMRPIAMPLHAS